Proteins encoded in a region of the Hirundo rustica isolate bHirRus1 chromosome 10, bHirRus1.pri.v3, whole genome shotgun sequence genome:
- the LOC120757191 gene encoding proline-rich protein 2-like: MGGASAGRMAPGQGGPGPRTGRAGGGAGAAARPPGSHRRREWRARPRRRRPPPPPGPAPASAPPIPAPAWPRPRLGPANPRAAPRLGHAPASRARPCEGRRRPLAARGRSLTPCLPSAGPTTGRTRPPQSRDAAEHGRGQQRGRARGITLPQSRSPLSSPPQKESGANRQPHRDVAPLPSRSQHERSPQVQTLRPRSDTTRGAPLILLPSPPPRSPCAGHRSGCRGQMSTREQRPLSGDTGMLSTPQQQPLVAASPGPCPGTHKPSQEQSTSTACKKNRPEGRSPDRALPTHGPDAASGDAKAFVEDEDLGSQ; this comes from the exons ATGGGGGGTGCGTCCGCGGGCCGGATGGCTCCGGGGcagggcgggccggggccgcggacGGGACGGGCCGGtggcggtgccggtgccgctgcccgcccgcccgggTCACATCGCCGCCGAGAGTGGCGCGCGCGGCCacgccgccgccggcccccgccgccgcccggccccgcccccgcctcGGCCCCGCCAATCCCCGCGCCCGCCTGGCCACGCCCCCGCCTCGGCCCCGCCAAtccccgcgccgcgccccgccTCGGACACGCCCCCGCCAGCCGCGCGCGCCCGTGCGAAGGGCGACGGCGCCCTCTGGCGGCGCGAGGACGCTCCCTCACGCCGTGCCTCCCCTCAGCGGGACCCACGACGGGGCGGACCCGGCCCCCTCAGAGCCGGGACGCGGCGGAGCACGGGCGGGGACAGCAGCGGGGACGCGCCAGGGGGATCACATTGCCGCAGTCCCGCTCCCCTCTCTCATCCCCACCCCAAAAGGAATCTGGAGCGAACCGGCAGCCCCACAGAGACGtggcccctctgcccagccgCTCCCAGCATGAGCGCTCCCCTCAGGTTCAGACGCTGCGGCCGCGGTCGGACACAACGCGGGGCGCCCCTCTCATCCTCCTGCCTTCGCCTCCACCGCGCTCACCCTGCGCTGGGCATCGCTCCGGATGCCGCGGCCAAATGAGCACACGGGAGCAGCGGCCCCTCTCGGGGGACACCGGCATGCTCAGCAcccctcagcagcagcccctcgtcgctgccagcccagggccGTGCCCCGGTACTCACAAGCCCAGCCAGGAGCAATCTACATCCACGGCCTGCAAAAAGAACCGTCCAGAAGGACGCTCGCCCGATCGCGCTCTCCCCACGCACGGCCCTG ATGCTGCTTCAGGCGATGCCAAAGCCTTTGTGGAGGATGAAGATCTGGGATCCCAGTGA